A stretch of DNA from Arthrobacter globiformis:
GCGGGCCTGCCGCGCCTGGCCTACCTCGATGTTCCCGATCCCCGTGCCGCTGTCCTGAAGAAGGCCGCGGCGGACGCGTGCGCGGTGCGGGTCACGGTGACTGACCCGCCCGGGAGTTAGCTCCCTGGCCCTGGCCGCGGCCTGGCCTTTACTCCTCAGGGGCCAGCGTCACGGTCGCCCCGTTGAGGTCCCGGCTGAAGCCCACCTGGCAGGAGAGCCTGGAGCCGCATTCCCGGTAACCCTTGGCCTCCACGAGCAGCTCGAGTTCGTCCTCGCTGCGTTCCTCCAGGGTGTCGAAGACCTCCTGCTCCAGGAACACGTGGCAGGTGGCACAGGAGGCGGTGCCGCCGCACGATGCCAGCACGGGCAGGTCGTTGTCCCGGAGGGCCTCCATCATGCTCTGGTCCGGCTCCCATTCGAGGTCATGGGTGGCGCCTTCGCGGTCGACGACGGTAAGTGTGTTGTTGCTGATGGCGGTGTTGCTCATGCTGGTGTTGCTCATGTCGGTTTCCTTAGGATCGCGCTGCCGTAAGGTCAGCGTCGGAGTGGTTGGGTGTGCCGGAAATGGCCTCGGCGAGGGGGATGCCGGGGTCCGCGGCCAGCAGCGGGTCGATCCAGGCTCCGTGGCCGATCAGCCGTTTGGCCGTGCGGAAGTCGGAGAGATTGGCGATGGTGTCGACGGCGGCGAGGCGGCCGTCGCGGAGGTAGACCACGGAGAATTTGCCGCCGGAGGGTTCACCGCGGACTATCACCTGGTCCTCCGGATGGCGGACGCCTGCTGTCTGCAGCCGGACACCGTGCTGGACGGTCCAGAACCAGGGGATTTCCGGTTCAGCGGCCACCTGGCCGGCGATGTGTGCGGCCACGCAGTCTGCCTGTGCCAGCGCGTTCTGGATGCATTCGAGCCGCTGGCTGGCACCGTCGATGGGACTGGTGAACCGCGTCACGTCCCCGCTGGCGTAGACGGCAGGATCGGAAGTCCTGCCGTCCCCGTCCACGAGGATGCCGTCCCGGCAGTCGATGCCGGCACCGGCGGCCAGCTCCTGGTTGGGTATGACGCCGATGCCCGCGAGGACGACGTCGGCAGGAAGGACCGTGCCGTCGGCGAGGGTCACGCGTTCAGCCCGTCGTCCGCCGTCAATCGAGGTGACCGCGGCGCCGAAGACAAACCGCACCCCGTGCCGCTCATGGAGCTGCTCGAAGTGGCGCGAGACGGGCGCTGACGTTACCCGGCTCATCACGCGGTCCTGGAATTCGAGCACGGTAACCTCGCAGCCCTTCGCGGCCGCAGCAGCAGCCACTTCCAGCCCGATGTACCCGGCACCGATGATGGCCACGCGCGCTCCCGGAACCAGCAGCTGCTTGAGTTCGAGGGCGTCGCCCCGGGTCCGCAGGGATCTGACTCCCGCCAGACCGGCACCCGGCACGGTGAGGGGCCGCGCCCGCGTACCTGTGGCGATGACCAGCCGGTGGTAGGCCTGCCGCGTCCCGTTGGACAGCAGCACTGTCCGGCCGTTCCTGTCGATGGATTCCGCGGTGACCCCGGCGAGCCGGCCGATGCCCTTGTCCGCATAGAACTTCTCCTTGCGGAGCACGGCTGACTCATCCGGGGCGCCGTCCTTCAGGAGTTCCTTGGACAGCGGCGGCCGCTCATAGGGCAGTTCGTTCTCCGCGTCGATGAGCAGAATGCCGCCTCCCCAACCGCGGGTGCGGAGCCCTGCGGCGACAGCGACGCCGGAGTGTCCGGAACCGACAATGACCACCGGGTCCTGGATCGCCACCGGGTCCTGGGCCAATGCCGGTGCTGCAGTTCCCGTCCCGCTACGCATTGGTCTGCCCTGCGTTTACCTGCTGCAGCAGCACGTGGAGGTGCTCTGGGCCCGAGTTCGTCAGGTTGTTGCCGCGCACGTATTCGATGGGTTTGTCCGGGTCCAGCGTGAGCGAGGCAAGTTTGCCAAGCCAGGAGCTTGACTGTGACCAGGACCTCAAGCCTGGCAAGGGGCGCGCCGAGGCAGCTGTGGACCCCGTGCCCGAAGCCGAGGTGGCCGTCGGTGTTGCGGTCAATGTCGAAGCGCTCGCCGTCGGGATACTTGCTGCTGTCCCGGTTGGCTGCGGCGGGCAGCAGGCGGACGATGGCGCCGGCGGGAATCGTCACGCCGGCAACTTCCACCTCCTCCGTGGTGATCCGGCTGGCCCGCTGGACGGTGCCGCGGTAGCGGGCCAGTTCCTCAACGAAGAGGTTCGCATCGTCTGGATTCAGGCGGATCCGTTCCAGCAGGCCCGGCTGTTCGCTGAAGATCCGGAACGCGTTGGCCAGCAGGATGGTGGTGGTGTCATGGCCGGCGACGAAGACAAAGGCGCAGAGTTCCTTGGCTTCCTTCTCGCTGAGCAGTCCTTCCTTCCACATCCGGGCGATGTGTCCGCCGACAGAGTCGCTCCCCTCGCGGTACAGGCGCTCCATGGTGTCTTTCAGGTAGGCGAAAAACTCGAGGGTGCTCTGCTCGTCGGTGCCGGTGCCCTGGGCGTTTCGGGCGAGCCGGCCGAAGTAGCTGAAGGTCTCGTCGGACCAGAATTTCATCTTCTCGAAGTCCTCGGCCGGAACGTCGAGCAGGGCGCTGATAGTGGACATGCTGAGCGGGATGGCGTAGTCGTCCACGGCGTCCCCGCCGCCCGCGGCCAGCATCGGTGCCAGGTACATTTCGGCGTTCTGCCGCACCCGGTCCTCGAAGCGGGCGATGGCCTTGGGAATGAAGGCCTGCGCCACCACCTGGCGGAGCCTCGTGTGGTTCGGGGCGTCGAACAGCGTCAGGAAGGTCAGCGGGACCGGGTCCACTACCTGCGAGGAGAAGACTTTCGGTGCCCGCATGGCCCGGCGGACGTCGTCGTACCGGGAGATGAACCAGACATCGGATACGGGTGAATGCGCGCGGAGCACCGGAGCGTTCTGGCGCATCCACTGGTAGTGGCGGTAGGGGTCGCCCTGGGTCCCGTCGTCCACCACCTTGAACGGCGCCAGGCCCTCGGGCCAGTCCAGTTCATGCGAGTAGGGCGGCAGTGCGGTGACTTCGCCTGCATTTCCACCGGTGCTGATGTGCGTGGAGACCGGGGGTGTTGCTGTCATCGGGCAAGACATCATCGTCCTTCTTTCCGGTTGGCTGCGGCGTGATCCGGTGTGATCCGCCTCTCACTCCACCTTGCGGGATGCTCCATGGCCGCCCCCACAGGTCTTCCGTTCATCGGTTGCGAAAGTCCGCCTGCCCTTCAGGCTGGGCGGATTTCAGCTGGACCGGCCGTCAGGCCGGGCGGATTTCAGCGCGCGGGAGATCCCGTGCGCAGCGGTCAGCAGGGCCGGGACGATCAGCGGAACAGCCGCTTCTTGCCGCGGCACGATGGCGTTGAGCGCTGCAGCTATCGTGTTCCCGGGCCCGAAGACGGGCACGGCAATGCCCATCCATTCGGTGACGCCAATGCCGGGCAGGGCCACGTAGCCGCGCTGCCTGATCTCGGCCAGGTGCTTGCGGATGAGGGCAGGGTCGGTAATGGTTTCAGGGGTCACGGCCGTCAGCGCCTTGGACAGCACCTCGGCCTGGACGGCGGGCGGCGAGAACGCCAGCAGCACCAGGCCGGACGAGGCTGCGTGGATGGGCATCCGCTGGGCAATGTGGGCGGCATCCAGGCTGGAGTGCGGCGAGGAAAGGCGCTCCACGTACAGCACGGTGCCGTGGTCCAACACGGCGAGGGTGGTGTGCTGGTGGACGGCTGCCTGGACGTCCTCCATGAACGGCAGCGCCAGCTCACGAAGGTTAAGTGCGCGGGAGCCCCGGGCCGCGAGCTCCCACATGCGCATCCCGGAGCACAGGTTCCCGTCAGGCAGCCGCTCAATCAGGCCGTGGAGGACCAGGTCGTCCACGAGCCGGTGCGCGGTGGTCAGTGGCAGGTCGGCGCGGCGGGCGAGGCCGGAGAGCGTCATGGCCGGCAGGTCCCGGTCGAAGGCGCTCATGAGCCGCACCACGCGGCTGATCACCGATTCCCCCGAGGGAGAGTTGGCCATGGCGGTCTCCGGGCCCGGTACCTAGCGGCCCGCCACGTTGGACGGACGGGACGCGTTGCGTTCCCCGGCAAGCCTGGCGATGTCCCGTCCGGCGCGGTAACCGAACACCAACGCCGGGCCGATGTGGGAGCCGTAGCCGGGGTAACCGCCGCCGAAGACGCTCACCGCGGCCGCCCCCACGGCCAGGAGCCCGGGAACCACCGATCCTTCAGCCGTGACCACTTCGGAGTGTTCATTGATGCCGAGGCCGGCGAAGGTGCCCAGATCGCCCATTTGGATCTTCGCCGCGTAGTACGGGCCCTTGCCCACAGGCGCGAGGTTCGGGTTCGGCTTGTGCTCGAGGTCGCCCCGGAAGTGGTTGTACTGGGTGGAGCCGCGGCCGAACGCGGGGTCCTCGCCGCGCTCCGCTGCCGGGTTGAAGTCAGCGACGGTGGCTTCAAGGCCCGCGGCATCGATGCCGAGCTTGCCGG
This window harbors:
- a CDS encoding 2Fe-2S iron-sulfur cluster-binding protein; amino-acid sequence: MSNTSMSNTAISNNTLTVVDREGATHDLEWEPDQSMMEALRDNDLPVLASCGGTASCATCHVFLEQEVFDTLEERSEDELELLVEAKGYRECGSRLSCQVGFSRDLNGATVTLAPEE
- a CDS encoding NAD(P)/FAD-dependent oxidoreductase — protein: MAIQDPVVIVGSGHSGVAVAAGLRTRGWGGGILLIDAENELPYERPPLSKELLKDGAPDESAVLRKEKFYADKGIGRLAGVTAESIDRNGRTVLLSNGTRQAYHRLVIATGTRARPLTVPGAGLAGVRSLRTRGDALELKQLLVPGARVAIIGAGYIGLEVAAAAAAKGCEVTVLEFQDRVMSRVTSAPVSRHFEQLHERHGVRFVFGAAVTSIDGGRRAERVTLADGTVLPADVVLAGIGVIPNQELAAGAGIDCRDGILVDGDGRTSDPAVYASGDVTRFTSPIDGASQRLECIQNALAQADCVAAHIAGQVAAEPEIPWFWTVQHGVRLQTAGVRHPEDQVIVRGEPSGGKFSVVYLRDGRLAAVDTIANLSDFRTAKRLIGHGAWIDPLLAADPGIPLAEAISGTPNHSDADLTAARS
- a CDS encoding IclR family transcriptional regulator, with amino-acid sequence MANSPSGESVISRVVRLMSAFDRDLPAMTLSGLARRADLPLTTAHRLVDDLVLHGLIERLPDGNLCSGMRMWELAARGSRALNLRELALPFMEDVQAAVHQHTTLAVLDHGTVLYVERLSSPHSSLDAAHIAQRMPIHAASSGLVLLAFSPPAVQAEVLSKALTAVTPETITDPALIRKHLAEIRQRGYVALPGIGVTEWMGIAVPVFGPGNTIAAALNAIVPRQEAAVPLIVPALLTAAHGISRALKSARPDGRSS